In one Nocardia tengchongensis genomic region, the following are encoded:
- a CDS encoding PASTA domain-containing protein: protein MFNQAISTGRFTHGLVVAIGIACAVTGCGVTTDTTLPTTTASKSLPPASIPQTTTSAPSSTPNLSPSPEPTTPPPTSAAAAAPAAVMPAVVCMNLQDAQNKIHAAGVFYSRSKDATGKSRYQVIDRNWLVVAQSPSPGTPFGEGDAILSVVKYGEPNNC from the coding sequence GTGTTCAACCAAGCCATTTCGACTGGACGGTTCACGCACGGGCTCGTGGTCGCGATCGGCATCGCCTGCGCCGTCACCGGCTGCGGGGTCACCACCGACACGACACTTCCGACGACGACGGCCTCGAAGTCCCTCCCGCCGGCCAGCATTCCGCAGACAACGACCAGCGCACCATCGAGCACCCCGAACCTGAGCCCATCACCTGAGCCGACAACTCCTCCCCCGACGTCGGCCGCCGCGGCGGCCCCGGCTGCCGTCATGCCCGCCGTCGTCTGCATGAATCTGCAAGACGCACAGAACAAGATCCACGCGGCCGGCGTCTTCTACTCCCGATCGAAGGACGCCACCGGCAAGAGCCGCTACCAGGTGATCGATCGCAACTGGCTCGTCGTTGCGCAATCACCCTCCCCGGGAACCCCATTCGGCGAGGGCGACGCGATACTGTCCGTCGTCAAATACGGTGAGCCCAACAACTGCTGA
- a CDS encoding MerR family transcriptional regulator: MEWTIQQLADSAGITSRTLRHYDEIGLLPPARLGHNGYRFYDTDSVARLQRILLLRELGLSLPTIAEILDRLSEEAPTDAEDTALLAHLRFLEAERSRIDDRIRALRHTLDTRAGAKGSLQMMLEGFNDPYRDEVIARWGEAAFQASNQWWHAKSLQQQREWKRDLDDMIATWITTWKSGHTPDSTPAQSQAARHIAWFRTIPGTPLANGDRASSIAMVTAMADMYADDPRYAAAYGNPNCAAFVRDSLKEYVRNSL, from the coding sequence ATGGAGTGGACGATCCAGCAACTGGCCGACAGCGCCGGCATCACCAGCCGCACCCTGCGCCACTACGACGAGATCGGCCTCCTCCCACCCGCCCGACTCGGCCACAACGGCTACCGCTTTTACGACACCGACTCCGTCGCCCGCCTCCAGCGCATCCTCCTGCTGCGCGAACTCGGCCTGAGCCTCCCCACCATCGCCGAAATCCTCGACCGCCTGTCCGAGGAGGCCCCAACTGACGCCGAGGACACCGCGCTCCTGGCCCACCTCCGGTTCCTGGAAGCCGAACGCTCCCGCATCGACGACCGAATCCGAGCCCTACGCCACACCCTCGACACTCGCGCAGGCGCCAAAGGCTCCCTGCAAATGATGCTCGAAGGCTTCAACGACCCTTACCGCGACGAAGTCATCGCCCGCTGGGGCGAAGCCGCTTTCCAGGCCAGCAACCAGTGGTGGCACGCCAAATCCCTACAACAACAACGCGAATGGAAACGCGACCTAGACGACATGATCGCCACCTGGATCACCACCTGGAAATCCGGCCACACCCCCGACTCCACCCCCGCCCAGTCCCAAGCCGCCCGCCACATCGCCTGGTTCCGCACCATCCCCGGCACCCCCTTGGCCAACGGCGACCGGGCCAGCTCCATCGCCATGGTCACCGCCATGGCCGACATGTACGCCGACGATCCCCGCTACGCCGCCGCCTACGGCAACCCGAACTGCGCTGCCTTCGTACGAGATTCACTCAAGGAATACGTTCGCAACTCCTTGTGA
- a CDS encoding VOC family protein: MPMFATFQVRDIAATTAFYEAAGFVALATIPGENGPAVVHLRRMKYQDLLLVPGEPIPGSTTVSFSAGGEDLATLASTLRAFPGVTITGPADTVWYTSDVTITDPDSNRVILTAPRLAELDQAKQWAATFEGDWAGKQ; the protein is encoded by the coding sequence ATGCCCATGTTCGCCACCTTCCAGGTGCGCGACATCGCCGCCACGACGGCGTTCTACGAGGCCGCCGGATTCGTCGCGCTGGCAACCATTCCCGGCGAGAACGGCCCGGCGGTGGTGCACCTGCGTCGCATGAAGTACCAGGACCTGCTGCTCGTCCCCGGCGAGCCCATCCCCGGCAGCACCACCGTCAGCTTCTCCGCGGGCGGCGAAGACCTCGCGACCCTCGCATCCACCCTGCGCGCCTTCCCCGGCGTGACGATCACCGGCCCCGCCGACACCGTGTGGTACACCAGCGATGTCACCATCACCGACCCCGACAGCAACCGCGTCATCCTCACCGCACCCCGCCTGGCCGAACTCGACCAGGCGAAGCAGTGGGCGGCCACCTTCGAGGGCGACTGGGCCGGCAAGCAGTAA